One Coturnix japonica isolate 7356 chromosome 20, Coturnix japonica 2.1, whole genome shotgun sequence genomic window carries:
- the NCOA6 gene encoding nuclear receptor coactivator 6 isoform X1, with product MVLDDLPNVGDTCASLYSSAMEDLEVDLDSGLEEDELKQEVAPEDSTIFVAFKGDIGDRDFEQKLSVILENVPGLLHMESNKLKLQKIEPWNSVRVTFNIPREAAERLRILAQNNNQQLRDLGILSVQIEGEGAINLALAQNRSQDVRINGPLGANNSVRMETGFPMQGGQGLIRMSNAAAVMMSQSGSVPSSMVAGGASTELQPRTPRPSSQPDAMDPLLSGLNIQQQNHPSGSLAPQLHSMQSVPVNRQMNSANFQQLQQQTQLQTRPPQPHQQPQQGIRPSFTSPAQVPVPPGWNQLPSGALQPPPTQGALGTLTVNQGWKKAPLPGQMQQQLQARPSLATVQTPTHPPPPYPFGSQQASQAHTNFPQMSNPGQFTAPQMKSLQGGPSRVPTPLQQPHLTNKSPASSPSSFQQGSPASSPTVNQTQQQMGPRPPQSSTLPQGFQQTVSSPSRNPMVQQGNVPPNFMVMQQQNQGPQGLHSGLGGMPKRLPPGFPAGQANQSFMQGQVPSTAPGTPVNSGAPQLQTSQNVQHAGGQGSGPPQNQMQAPHGPPNMMQTNLMGLHGGMNNQQAGASGVPQVNMGNIQGQPQQGPQSQLMGMHQQIVSSQGQMVNIQAQGSMNPQNQMILSRTQLMPQGQMMVTPQNQNLGPSPQRMTPPKQMISQQGQQMMSTHNQMMGPQGQVLLQPNSMMEQMMTTQMQGNKQPFNTQNQSSVMSGPAQLMRGPTPNMQGNMVQFTGQMMSQQGPVNGNPSQVMGIQGQVLRPTGPGPHMSQQLGDTTTAANNDVNMTQMLPDVPVQQSNMVPSHMQTMQGNNSTSGSHFSGHGLPFNSGFSGTPNGNQIPCGQNPGFPVNKDVTLTSPLLVNLLQSDISAGHFGVNNKPNSQNASKPKKKKPPRKKKTNQQLEQTNSSEPRSGSLEESDQSSASGDQGINLDNSGPKLSDFGSRPPGYPSQPVEQRPLQQMPPQLMPHTQQPQQLQQQPQLPSQQAQAPPQTPQQQQQMMMMLMMQQDSKSVRLPVPQGVHPPRGPLNPDAQRMPMQQSGNMPVMVNLQGPGSVPLSPDKQRISLPGNPSLGGNARKMVYQDNVQNPSSSPLGEVSSVSSLPEGGGTEGPTASGAQNNLTSHLVVSQNQLMMTGAKPGPSPLSTTPGASPQQQSNSLPGSLAHHFPNVATPSQTSRPKTPNRASPRPYYPQTPNNRPPSTEPSEISLSPERLNASIAGLFPPQINIPLPPRPNLSRGFDQQGLNPTTLKAIGQAPSNLTINNQSSFASPQSHKLESVVVNSGKQTNAGGTKRASPSNSRRSSPGSSRKTTPSPGRQNSKAAKLSLTTPQNPSLLQNVDMQRNIMVGPASLPTPVTTSFQNNNMLSNQSPAVSAPAMTGLPEDNKESLSVPQDNECQSAQTVQGNKDQPSIELKGVPTPEIKMLVPGEQSKKDGQALDTGKLPALEESKTMVSPAMREAPTSLSQLLDNSGAPNVTIKPPGLTGLEMAPVVTTVEEIKKVAVIPPLQDASSSKEPSNSLSLPQSNEPCSNPGLQEPGEINSNVTQSVTPVMQRPVSSSISTPLPPNQITVFVTSNPITSSANTSAPLPSHLQPALVSTVVTMPNVGNKVMVSEGQSAAQSNARPQFITPVFINSSSIIQVMKGSQPSTIPTAPMTSNSSLMPQSVAVVGPLHIPQNIKFSSAPAPPSTSSSSPAPSIPTSRPLVLNPLTPPVQLPSPATTTSNVPSHLPAQPAKDSSPEEAASQSSGSSDQCPVTATQPGPVVSPLLTSSPGPGNRRSPVSSSKGKGKVDKIGQLLLTKACKKVTGSLEKGEEQYTLDGEAEGQGPETSVPSSSGTEQSPAELDNKTVTHPAPSHTKQSTSGPGNMSVSTAAAVSASVSPGLTTSTPTSSLSVVTTPAIPELAPATPSTNGSNHGSLPAEQTGGGLVEDKTETHQELLQNAASSQHLTQKKSSVATSESTVQRTELETNAPVVAGQSNETKENCEKSKTPSRRNSRTEDSAASQETVENGQRKRSSRPASSSSTAKGKTNAQPSFLWTGQEVRCFPK from the exons AATCCAACAAGttaaagctgcagaaaatagaGCCCTGGAACAGCGTACGTGTCACCTTTAACATACCCCGTGAAGCAGCGGAGCGGCTGCGCATTCTGGCTCAGAATAATAACCAGCAGCTCCGTGATTTGGGGATTCTCTCAGTTCAGATCGAAG GGGAAGGTGCTATCAACTTAGCTTTAGCTCAAAATAGAAGCCAAGATGTCCGAATCAATGGGCCCCTGGGAGCAAACAACTCAGTACGAATGGAAACTGGATTTCCCATGCAAGGGGGACAAG gtttaATAAGAATGAGCAATGCTGCAGCCGTTATGATGTCCCAGAGTGGAAGCGTACCGTCCTCTATGGTAGCAGGTGGTGCTAGTACAGAGCTGCAGCCAAGAACACCTCGACCTTCCTCACAGCCAG ATGCAATGGACCCACTTTTATCTGGGCTAAATATCCAGCAGCAAAATCATCCATCTGGATCTTTAGCTCCACAGCTCCATTCAATGCAATCAGTTCCTGTAAACAGGCAAATGAACTCAGCCAACTTTCAGCAACTACAGCAACAAACACAGTTGCAGACACGTCCTCCCCAGCCACATCAGCAGCCACAACAGGGTATTCGACCTTCGTTTACTTCACCAGCACAGGTTCCGGTTCCCCCTGGCTGGAACCAGCTTCCTTCAGGAGCACTTCAGCCTCCTCCAACCCAGGGAGCACTGGGTACATTGACAGTAAACCAGGGTTGGAAAAAGGCCCCATTACCTGGACAAATGCAGCAGCAACTTCAAGCAAGACCATCTCTAGCCACAGTACAAACTCCTACTCATCCTCCACCTCCATATCCTTTCGGAAGCCAGCAAGCTTCCCAAGCTCACACAAACTTTCCCCAAATGAGCAATCCTGGCCAGTTTACTGCTCCTCAAATGAAAAGCCTTCAGGGAGGGCCCTCGCGCGTTCCTACACCACTACAACAACCCCACTTGACCAACAAGTCTCCTGcatcctctccctcctccttccagcAGGGATCCCCTGCATCATCTCCAACAGTTAACCAGACGCAGCAGCAGATGGGACCAAGGCCTCCCCAAAGTAGCACGCTTCCCCAGGGATTTCAGCAGACTGTCAGTTCTCCTAGTCGTAATCCTATGGTGCAGCAGGGGAACGTACCTCCCAACTTCATGGTgatgcagcagcaaaaccaagGTCCACAAGGTTTACACTCTGGCTTAGGAG GAATGCCCAAGCGCCTCCCTCCCGGGTTCCCTGCGGGCCAAGCTAACCAGAGCTTCATGCAAGGTCAGGTGCCTTCCACAGCACCGGGAACACCGGTGAACAGCGGAGCTCCACAGCTACAAACCAGCCAAAATGTGCAGCACGCAG gtgGCCAAGGATCTGGGCCTCCTCAAAATCAGATGCAAGCACCACATGGCCCACCGAATATGATGCAGACCAATTTAATGGGGCTTCATGGAGGTATGAACAACCAGCAGGCTGGTGCTAGTGGAGTGCCGCAAGTTAACATGGGCAACATACAGGGACAGCCTCAACAAGGACCACAGTCTCAGCTTATGGGAATGCATCAGCAAATTGTATCCTCTCAAGGACAGATGGTAAATATTCAGGCTCAGGGATCGATGAACCCTCAGAACCAGATGATACTTTCTCGAACTCAGCTCATGCCACAAGGCCAAATGATGGTAACACCACAAAATCAAAATCTTGGTCCCTCACCCCAAAGGATGACCCCACCCAAACAGATGATTtcccagcagggacagcagatGATGTCTACACACAATCAGATGATGGGACCTCAAGGTCAGGTCTTGTTACAGCCAAACTCGATGATGGAACAGATGATGACCACTCAAatgcaaggaaataaacagcCTTTTAATACTCAAAACCAGTCCAGTGTTATGTCGGGGCCAGCTCAACTGATGAGAGGACCAACTCCAAACATGCAAGGAAATATGGTGCAGTTCACTGGGCAGATGATGTCTCAGCAAGGCCCTGTGAATGGTAACCCTTCTCAGGTTATGGGAATACAAGGGCAAGTTTTAAGACCTACTGGGCCTGGACCCCATATGTCTCAGCAACTTGGGGATACTACTACTGCAGCAAATAATGACGTGAACATGACACAGATGTTACCTGATGTTCCCGTGCAGCAGTCAAACATGGTGCCTTCCCATATGCAAACAATGCAAGGAAACAACAGCACTTCGGGGAGTCACTTCTCTGGCCATGGGCTGCCGTTCAATTCTGGGTTTAGTGGAACGCCAAATGGGAATCAGATTCCCTGTGGACAGAATCCTGGTTTTCCTGTCAATAAAGATGTCACGCTCACAAGTCCACTCTTGGTTAACCTTCTGCAAAGCGATATATCGGCAGGGCACTTTGGTGTGAACAACAAACCAAATAGTCAGAATGCCAGTAAGCCTAAAAAGAAGAAGCctccaaggaaaaagaaaactaatcaGCAACTGGAACAAACAAA ctcttcagaacCGCGTTCAGGCAGCCTGGAGGAGAGCGATCAGTCATCAGCATCTGGAGATCAAGGAATCAACTTAGACAATTCAGGCCCTAAACTTTCAGACTTTGGAAGCAGGCCGCCAG GTTATCCTTCTCAGCCGGTGGAACAAAGACCACTTCAGCAGATGCCACCTCAACTCatgccacacacacagcagccacagcagctgcaacagcagccacagctgccaTCACAGCAAGCTCAGGCACCACCACAAACACcgcagcaacagcagcagatgatgATGATGCTTATGATGCAGCAGGATTCCAAATCAGTCAGGCTTCCTGTACCACAAGGAGTTCATCCACCTCGAGGGCCTCTGAATCCAGATGCACAACGAATGCCCATGCAGCAGAGCGGTAACATGCCAGTAATGGTCAATCTACAAGGCCCTGGATCTGTGCCTCTGTCTCCTGATAAACAGAGGATTTCCTTGCCAGGCAATCCTTCTCTGGGAGGTAATGCAAGAAAAATGGTTTATCAAGATAATGTACAGAATCCTTCCAGCTCACCTCTGGGAGAGGTTTCATCCGTATCTTCCCTTCCAGAAGGAGGTGGAACGGAAGGCCCCACAGCATCAGGAGCTCAGAATAATTTGACATCTCATTTAGTAGTTTCACAGAACCAATTAATGATGACGGGAGCTAAACCTGGACCATCCCCGCTTTCAACCACCCCAGGCGCAAGTCCTCAGCAGCAATCTAATTCTCTGCCTGGATCTCTTGCACACCATTTTCCTAACGTTGCTACCCCATCACAAACATCAAGGCCTAAAACCCCAAACAGAGCAAGCCCAAGGCCATACTATCCTCAGACTCCTAATAACCGCCCACCTAGCACAGAACCCTCAGAAATAAGCCTGTCTCCAGAGAGACTCAATGCTTCTATAGCTGGTCTTTTCCCTCCCCAAATTAATATTCCTTTACCTCCCAGACCTAATCTCAGTAGAGGATTTGATCAGCAGGGTCTTAATCCTACTACTTTGAAGGCTATTGGACAAGCCCCATCAAATCTCACAATTAACAATCAGTCCAGTTTTGCTTCTCCACAGTCACACAAATTGGAAAGTGTTGTTGTTAATTCAGGAAAGCAAACCAATGCTGGAGGAACAAAGAGAGCAAGTCCAAGCAATAGTCGAAGGTCCAGTCCTGGATCCAGCAGGAAAACAACACCAAGTCCTGGTAGACAGaattcaaaagcagcaaaattatCGTTGACTACTCCACAGAATCCATCTCTCTTGCAGAATGTAGATATGCAGAGGAATATAATGGTTGGTCCTGCTTCCTTGCCAACACCTGTTACTACAAGTTTTCAGAATAATAACATGCTAAGTAATCAGAGTCCAGCAGTTTCTGCACCTGCTATGACTGGCCTTCCTGAAGACAATAAGGAGAGCCTCAGTGTTCCTCAAGATAATGAATGTCAAAGTGCACAAACTGTCCAGGGTAACAAAGACCAGCCCAGCATTGAACTGAAAGGTGTCCCAactccagaaataaaaatgctggtTCCAGGGGAGCAGTCAAAAAAGGATGGGCAGGCCTTAGACACGGGTAAGCTTCCAGCTTTGGAGGAAAGTAAAACCATGGTATCTCCGGCTATGAGGGAAGCACCAACTTCTTTAAGTCAACTTCTTGATAATTCTGGAGCTCCTAATGTAACCATTAAGCCCCCAGGACTGACTGGTCTTGAAATGGCACCAGTAGTCACCACTGTGGAAGAGATAAAAAAGGTAGCTGTCATTCCTCCACTGCAAGATGCATCCTCTAGCAAAGAGCCATCTAATTCACTTAGTTTGCCTCAAAGTAATGAACCCTGTTCAAATCCAGGACTTCAGGAACCGGGAGAAATAAACTCAAATGTTACGCAGAGTGTTACTCCAGTAATGCAAAGGCCTGTCAGTTCTTCTATTTCAACTCCCTTACCGCCCAACCAGATAACAGTTTTTGTAACTTCAAACCCCATTACATCTTCTGCTAATACATCAGCACCATTGCCATCTCACTTGCAACCTGCATTAGTGTCTACTGTTGTCACAATGCCTAACGTAGGAAACAAAGTAATGGTTTCCGAGGGACAGTCGGCAGCTCAGTCTAATGCACGGCCGCAGTTCATTACACCTGTTTTTATAAACTCTTCCTCAATAATTCAGGTTATGAAAGGCTCTCAACCAAGTACAATTCCCACAGCCCCCATGACATCGAATTCTAGCCTAATGCCTCAATCAGTTGCAGTTGTGGGCCCTTTACATATACCCCAGAACATCAAGTTTTCCTCTGCACCTGCTCCTCCGAGCACATCCTCTAGCAGCCCTGCTCCTAGTATTCCCACGAGCCGGCCACTCGTTCTTAATCCCTTGACACCCCCTGTTCAGCTGCCATCTCCTGCTACAACTACTTCAAATGTTCCTTCACATCTTCCTGCTCAGCCAGCAAAAGACTCGAGCCCTGAAGAAGCTGCTTCTCAGAGCAGTGGATCAAGTGACCAGTGCCCCGTTACAGCCACGCAGCCTGGACCTGTGGTTTCACCTCTTCTTACTAGTAGTCCAGGACCCGGGAACAGACGAAGTCCTGTTTCTTCTAgtaaaggaaagggaaaagtagACAAAATTGGCCAACTCCTTCTGACAAAAGCATGCAAGAAAGTCACTGGCTCCCTTGAGAAAGGGGAAGAGCAGTACACCTTGGATGGAGAAGCAGAAGGTCAGGGGCCAGAAACATCTGTCCCAAGTAGCTCGGGAACAGAGCAATCACCAGCAGAACTAGACAATAAAACTGTGACACATCCAGCACCCAGTCATACAAAACAGAGCACTTCTGGGCCTGGCAATATGagtgtcagcactgctgctgctgtttctgcttctgtatctCCAGGCTTAACAACAAGCACTCCTACAAGTTCACTGTCAGTGGTAACCACTCCAGCAATCCCAGAGCTTGCACCTGCAACACCAAGCACAAATGGCAGTAACCATGGCAGCTTACCAGCTGAGCAGACTGGGGGTGGCTTGGTGGaggacaaaacagaaacacatcaGGAACTGCTACAAAATGCAG